CATCCCTGTGTTAGACCGGATCCGATATGTGCAGAGTCTCAAGGAAATTGTCATCAATGTGCCTGAGCAGTCGGCTGTGACTCTCGGTGAGGGGTTCAGGGTGACATGGGTGCTCTGAGGCTATTAGGATGTGGTTGCTGTAGATCCAGAGCTTAGTAGAAAGAACTGGTTGGGACCTAGAGGCCTGACTTTCCCCGTTTTCTCTCCTGGTTCTACAGACAATGTAACTCTGCAAATCGATGGAGTCCTTTACCTGCGCATCATGGACCCTTACAAGGTACCTGTCCCCTACTTTATCCAGCCTTTTCAGTTGCCCTCTTCACTAAAATCTTGTGCCCAAGCTTCTTACACTATCCGTGTCCATCTCAGGCAAGCTACGGTGTGGAGGACCCTGAGTATGCCGTCACCCAGCTAGCTCAAACAACCATGAGATCAGAGCTCGGCAAACTCTCTCTGGACAAAGTCTTCCGGGTAAGCAGATCTGAGCCAGAGTTAGGGTTTGAAGACACAAACCTGACACTCTTAATCTTTTCTGAAGGTCAAGATCAGTCCCAGGCCCTTCTCAGTGTAGGCCCTTGATAGGTAGGTTGAGGCTGTGGGGCTTACACCTCTTTTTCCAGGAACGGGAGTCCCTGAATGCCAGCATTGTGGATGCCATCAACCAAGCTGCTGACTGCTGGGGTATCCGCTGCCTCCGTTATGAGATCAAGGATATCCATGTGCCACCCCGGGTGAAAGAGTCTATGCAGATGCAGGTGGGGGCCAAGGAGGGGTGGGAAAAGGACCTCAGGGTGCTCCAGTCCCAGGAGGATCCAGACTTCCCTCCTGTTACAATGGGTAGAGTTGCATGTCTGTATGAGTCTCCCTTGGCTTGTTGATTGGGATTGTTGTGGGCTTCCAGGTGGAGGCAGAGCGGCGGAAACGGGCCACAGTTCTAGAGTCTGAGGGGACCCGAGAGTCGGCCATCAATGTGGCAGAAGGGAAGAAACAGGCCCAGATCCTGGCCTCCGAAGCAGAAAAGGCTGAACAGATAAATCAGGCAGCAGGTCAGGAGAGGgtagaggctgagggaggagcaaGGCATGGGCCTTTGAAGATTGGTGCTGGGGCAGGATCTTTGGGGTACTTTGACTTCATGGGTCAAGCAAGCTCTGTCCCTTCTCTTGCAGGAGAGGCCAGTGCAGTTCTGGCGAAGGCCAAGGCTAAAGCTGAAGCTATTCGAATCCTGGCTGCAGCTCTGACACAACATGTGAGAGGCCCCTGGGTGGGAATGGGGACAGGAATTGACAGTGGAAGGGGTTCTCTTATCTACGCTTGAGGAGAGTTCCGCCTCTGTGGGCTCTGTTGAGCCAGATTACATGGTCCTTTTTATTGTGAACTGCTTTCTTCATTCCCCATCCACCCCTTCTTCTCCGTATCGGTGATCTCTGATTTTTATCCCCCTGTGATCACAGAATGGAGATGCAGCAGCTTCACTGACTGTGGCCGAGCAGTATGTCAGCGCGTTCTCCAAACTGGCCAAGGACTCCAACACTATCCTACTGCCCTCCAACCCTGGCGATGTcaccagcatggtggctcaggttAGAGCTCTCTGAGGACCCAGCACAGAGCACTGATGCCAGGGACCAAACTGAGACCCCACCACCGTCATCAACACTTACATACCATAAAGGTCTTCAGAGTGCCTTGGCCCTAGACCTCCCttcattctttgtagagatggaatctaaGAATGAAACATCTCCACTCAGTCCTGCAAATATGGAAGTTCTTGAGatacttttttttggtagatacttGTGCTGGTATTCTGAGAGTCACTTTACTCTGATGGTTTGCAAGATTCCTAAAATCAACTCCAGAGCTTACAAGACAGGtttgagagagggagaaaggaaaaccaaCTTACTGGCCCCCATGCCATCTTTTCCCGTTTAGCCATTGGTAGGCTGGGCTGCACCTCTGTCAAGTGTCCTCATGGTATTCTCTCTGTTCCTCTCCTCAGGCCATGGGTGTATATGGAGCCCTCACCAAAGCCCCAGTGCCAGGGACTCCAGATTCACTCTCCAGTGGGAGCAGCAGAGATGTCCAGGGTACAGATGCAAGTCTTGATGAGGAACTTGATCGAGTCAAGATGAGTTAGTGGAGCTGGGCTTGGCCAGGGAGTCTGGGGACAAGGAAGCAGATTTTCCTGATTCTGGCTCTAGCTTCCCTGCCaagattttggtttttatttttttatttgaactttAGTCGTGTAATAAACTCACCAGTGGCAAACCAGAAACTGTCCTCTTTGATTGGGGAATGAAGTTGGGAAAGTCACTAGCATTTTCCTTGGATCCAGTCCTGTCAGCATGATGCCTCCATGAATAAGAGTGAACTTCTTGTAAAGTGAAACTATCATTTTTGTCTTCAAGAGAAACTGTGGGATAGGGTGGAAGTGTTAAACCATATGTTCACTGAACTGCTTGCTGGGAAGTGAAGTCCCCTTCCTGCTAAGTGTGGGGCTGTGTGTTTGAGGCAGGTGTTTGGGGGTTTTTTCATGGGAAAGAAGTACTTTCATGAGAAACTACTACCCTGCACTGGCATACTTAAAGGGTTTTCAGGGACTGAGGGTGctcctcattcatttattcaaaaacattGAATGTCTACCAAGTGCCAAGCTCATTACTAGACACTGGATTACAAAAATACCTGAAACCCAGTGGTCCCTGCTTTCACAGAATACAAGGTCAGGTAGGGAAAACAGACAGGAAGCAGACAGTGATAGAAAGTGATaaatgtggccgggcgtggtggctcaacacctgtgatcccagcactttgggaggcctaggtgtgcagatcatgaggtcaggagattgagaccatcctggccaatatggtgaaaccccgtctactaaaaatacaaaaactagctgggcgtggtagcatgtgcgggtagtcccagttgcttgggaggctgaggcagaagaattgcatgaacctgggaggtggaggctgcagtgagccgtgatcacgccattgcactccagcctggcaacagtgagacactctcttaaaaaaaaaaaaaaagtgataaatgctGTGGTAGAGGAAAGTTCTGGCTGAGGGATCTTGGTGGGAAGAGCATATCAGCTTATGAGTAGCAGCATTGCTGACTGCCACTGAACTCAGGCTGGAAAAGTTAGCAAGTTTTCACCAAGTCAGGTCCTGGACTAGAATAAACAAAGGCTCACTGCTTGAGAGAAGTTGGCTGAAGGGTATAGTGTTAAGGGGGATGTGACTACATGGCAAGGGCCAAGTCACAAGGAATGAGATTCTTGTTGAAGGGGTTGGACATTATCCCTAGGGtaatagggtttttttgtttgtttgtttgagacagcgtctccctctgttgtccaggctggagtgcaatggcatgatctcggctcactgcaacctccgcctcccgggttcaagcaactctgcctcagcctccttagtagctgggattacaggcatgcgccaccatacctggctaatttttttgttttttgtagagacagggtttcaccatgttggtcaggctgatctcgaactccagacctcatgatctgcccgcctgaacctcccaaagtgctgggattacaggcgtgagccactgtgcccggcctatgaagggttttttttcccttcccatgaagaattttaagataaaacatcacattggccaggcacggtgactcatacctgtgatcccagcactttgggaggctgaggtgggaggatcacttgagcccaggagttgaccagcctgggcaacatggtaagaccctatctctacaaaaaagaaaaaaagaacagtaatCACATTAATGTTTTAGTTAGAGCTGTCTTGCTGCAATGTGGAGAAGGGATAGTAGGGAGACACAGGAGGCTGGGAGGACAGGGAGAAGGCTGCCTCAGTGATCCTGGAGAAGGGATGAGGTCTGAACTGAGATAAGGGGCTATGGGGATGAAGGTGGAAGAATaactcaacttttttttaaaattaacatattcCTTTATTCGTTTGGTCAGTATGTGAACCTCAAATATATGCTAGGTGCTGAGGATATcataatgaagaaaacagaattcccTGACCTCAATGAGCTCACATTCTACTCGGAGGGGACAAACCATAAATACGTGTAGAATTTCAGATGCTGATGAGTTGTGCTATGGAAGAAATTAAGGAAGTGAGGGGAAATTTTTCCagggggtgtggtggtgggaggtgCTGAACTAGTAAAGTAGGGGATTGCAGGAAGCCTTGCTGATGTTACAGTTGAGCTTCAATATGAAGGTGATGGAGATCCATTTCGGTATCGGGAACTGAAGCTGACAGAGGAGATGGCaaatgcaaaggtcctgaggcagaacTGCTGTGGATGGAACAGAGTTAGGGAAGCAAAGAAGTGGCAGCTAGATGAATCAGAAGGGGAAGAGGCAGATAGTGTGCAGGGCCATGTAGAGCCAATGCAAGAACTTTTACTCTGAGATGAGAAACCAGTGGAcgggttttgtttctttttcagacagagtctcgctctgtcacctaggctggagtgcggtagcacgatctcagctcactgtagcctctgcctcctggcttcaagcaattctccagtctcagcctcctcagtagctgggactacaggtacacatcaccacgcctggctaaattttgtaatttttagtagagttggggtttcagcatgttggccaggctggtctccaattcctgacttcaactgattctccagcctcagcctcccaaagtgctgggcttacaggtgtgagtcatcgtgcctggcattttttttttttttttttgagagggagtcttgctctgttgcccaggctggagtgcagtggtgcaatctcggctcactgcaacctccgcctcccggggtcgagtgattctcctgcctcagcctcccaggtatctgggatcacaggcgcccgccaccactcccgggtaacttttgtattttcagtagagacggcgtttcgtcatattggctgggctggtcttgaactcctgaccttaggtgatccacctgccttgacctcccaaagtgctgggattacaggtgtgaaccactgggcccagcctcccCTCCTCCACTCCGAAGGATTATTTGCTTAATTATTCAGTTGTAAGATTTAGTTACAGGCTTTGAAAGGAGGAGTAATGAAATCTCAGTTGGACTCAGCTAagcaaaaaggggaaaataagtattatctccattttacagatgaggtaatGCCTAATAATGACAATATGTGCGGCCAAGCTAGGATTCAAGTCAAGTTTGACTCCAGCAGCCGTGCTCTTAGTCGTAACCATGAATGGACAGTGGTTCCCTGAACTCTTCCTCCAGCTTGGTCCCCTGTCCCCAATTTTCAGTTACTAAATATCCCATCAAACTGGGGCCAGCCCCACGCTCCTGGCCAAACTTCCACCGAGGTGCCGGCAGATGGCGATGGAGCCACCGACGTGCCACTCTGTCTGGCGCACGCATCTCTGTGCTGCCAGGTCGcaggcgccgccgccgccgcactTCCGGGTGCCATTGCAGGTGAGCCAGGGTCTCCCGAGAACCTCACCCCCGGGTATTCCCCCACCCTGAAGTAAGGGagtctccctcttcccctcagcTCCTAACCAAGGTGCTCAGTACCGCGGCTAGGGTGCCCAGCGGGAGGCTGGGTAGTTACCGGAGGAGGCAGAGCCGGTCGCACGCCTGGGTCCCAGCGGAGGCCCAGTCGACTCTCGACCCGCGCCCCAGCCTCTTTGCGTGGCGAAGGTCGTGCCTCAGGTCTCCTGGCGAACCTGGCCGCCCGGAAGCGGAGAGTGACTCCTCCCCTTCGTCCCCTCGGTGCCCGCCAGGCGGCGCCGTCGGCTGGGCCCGGATTCCCCTGCGGCTTCGATCCCTTTCCACTGGGTATTGAGATTGGCGAGGGGAGAGGCGCAGAAACGGCCTGTAAGAGAGCCTGACTACCAATTGGAATAAGTTTCCCTCCTGACTGTGTGTTTTCAGCATTAGCATTTCCTGCCTGTACATGTGAACGTTCCTATGCTCTACCCCTCGAAGAtcctgattcagtagatctggggtggggcctcATGAAACggcgtctccctctgttgtccagactctagtgcagtggttcaatctcggctcactgcaacctccgcctccccgattcaagcgattctcctgcgtcagcctccccagtagctgagactacaggtgcccgccacccatttttgtatttttagtagggacggggtttcaccatgttggccaggctggcctcgaactcctcacctcaggtgatctgcccgcctcggcctcccaaagtgctgggattacaggcgtgagccaccatgcccagcctggaaataGGAGGACAGTAATATTGCGAGGGGTTGGCTGTGAGATGGTTTATCTCCAGGAAGGTTTCCGGGAGGAAGTGATTCTAGCTGGGCTTGTATTCAGGGACCAGAATATCCACTGGTTCTTTGGCCCACAGTAATGAATTTACTTCCCCACCCCTATCAGGATGCAGAAAGCCTCAGTGTTGCTCTTCCTGGCCTGGGTCTGCTTCCTCTTCTACGCTGGCATTGCCCTCTTCACCAGTGGCTTCCTGCTCACCCGTTTGGAGCTCACCAACCATAGCAGCTGCCAAGAGCCCCCAGGCCCTGGGTCCCTGCCATGGGGGAGCCAAGGGAAACCTGGGGCCTGCTGGATGGCTTCCCGATTTTCGCGGGTTGTGTTGGTGCTGATAGATGCTCTGCGATTTGACTTCGCCCAGCCCCAGCACTCACACGTGCCTGGAGAGCCTCCTGTCTCCCTACCCTTCCTGGGCAAACTAAGCTCCTTGCAGAGGATCCTGGAGATTcagccccaccatgcccggctctacCGATCTCAGGTTGACCCTCCTACCACCACCATGCAGCGCCTCAAGGCCCTCACCACTGGCTCACTGCCTACCTTTATTGATGCTGGTAGTAACTTTGCCAGCCACGCCATAGTGGAAGACAATCTCATTAAGCAGCTTACCAGTGCAGGTCAGTGTGGGCCACTTTGAAGGCCAGAAGTACCTTGGCAAATTTCTTCAAAATTTGAAGTCAGGGAGTCAGACCTTTGGGTGCCCAGATGCACACTTGACTGTGGTGTAGGGGgacagaggagaagaaagaggccaGGGCTCTGCTGGTAGGGAGCTCAGtttgggagacagaggagaaGGGATCTGGGCTTTGTTCCTATGAAGCTTCTAATCTGAATGGAGTGTAAGTTTTATTCTTGGAGACCTCTCAGtaaaagggagaagggaagaagagaagatgTGGATCTTGGCTTGCAAGTGTggagaagaaagcagagaaataCAGGCCCTGTTCATTCACTGACTTGGAAGAAACAGGATACACCCAGGAAAAACAACTCAGTAGAGATACCCAGAGACAGAACTAGGAGAGCATTTTGTAGGAAGGATAAGTGTGAGGTCTGGGTGGAGTACGGTTATCAGGGAAAGCTTCCTGGTGGAAAATGTTAGGCCCTGAAGGATAAGGATTGCTGTATGGAATTGCTGTACTTTAGGTTGCATGGTTGGGACTTCTGATGGGTCTTTAAAGggcctcttttcctcttttctcctaaCCCTGACGTTTGCTCAGGCTCTGACCTCTCTTTCATGTCCCTGCAGGAAGGCGTGTAGTCTTCATGGGAGATGATACCTGGAAAGACCTTTTCCCTGGTGCTTTCTCCAAAGCTTTCTTCTTCCCATCCTTCAATGTCAGAGACCTAGACACAGTGGACAATGGCATCCTGGAACACCTCTACCCCACCAGTGAGCATGGGGCCAGAGCACTTAGTTCTAAGACTGGGAGCTGGGGAGAACTGCTTTAGTCCACAAATTCTGAGCCACCTATGGGTGTAACAGCCTGGGCTTGTATCCCTGGACATAGAGGAGTGTCAAAGCCTGGCTGGGGTTGAGGAGTGGGTCTTAGTCTTCTGTGCTCAGTGTTCTCCCCTTCACAGTGGACAGTGGTGAATGGGACGTGCTGATTGCTCACTTCCTGGGTGTGGACCACTGTGGCCACAAGCATGGCCCTCACCACCCTGAAATGGCCAAGAAACTTAGCCAGATGGACCAGGTGATCCAGTGAGTGTGGGGTATTGGCTGGGGGAGTGGGTTTGTGTCTGAGAATCTCGAAGAAGCTCTTATCTTAGAGCTTCTTTCCTGGCTGAATTCTGTCTTCTCTAGGCTTTCTGCTGAAGCTAGAGGCTCCATCCATCTTGATTAACTCAATGTGTAGCTTTGGGCATCAGGATCATGGCCGGAAGACTTGTCTCTTTGCCAAAGGTTTAGGCCTTACTAATGGAGTTATAGCTGGGGATGAATAGGCCCCTggagaaaaatcttttttctttttgagaaaaatatttatccGTTTCTACTCCTGACACATTTCTTGGCCCCCAGGGGACTTGTGGAGCGTCTGGAGAATGACACACTGCTGGTAGTGGCTGGGGACCATGGGATGACCACAAATGGAGACCATGGAGGGGACAGTGAGCTGGAGGTCTCAGCTGCTCTCTTTCTGTATAGCCCCACAGCAGTCTTCCCCAGCACCCCACCAGAGGTGAGGCTTGGGATGTTCCTCATCTGTTCTCCCAGTAATCAGCCCATGTTACCATTACAGCATCCTCATGAATACCTCTATTTTAGGCCCCCAAATCCATGATCCTGGGTATCCTCCACTCTCATTTCTTACCTAGGCCCCTATGTCTGCCATCCCAAACATTGACTTCAGCTTTGTGATGAATCTGTTGACCACTGTCATTTTCCTTTAGGAGCCAGAGGTGATTCCTCAAGTTAGCCTTGTGCCCACGCTGGCCCTGCTGCTGGGCCTGCCCATCCCATTTGGGAATATCGGGGAAGTGATGGCTGAGCTATTCTCAGGGGGTGAGGACTCCCAGCCCCACTCCTCTGCTTTAGCGCAAGCCTCAGCTCTCCATCTCAATGCTCAGCAGGTAGGTAAGCGGGCTGGGTTTCCAGGTGACAG
This genomic window from Pan paniscus chromosome 11, NHGRI_mPanPan1-v2.0_pri, whole genome shotgun sequence contains:
- the STOML2 gene encoding stomatin-like protein 2, mitochondrial yields the protein MLARAARGTGALLLRGSLLASGRAPRRASSGLPRNTVVLFVPQQEAWVVERMGRFHRILEPGLNILIPVLDRIRYVQSLKEIVINVPEQSAVTLDNVTLQIDGVLYLRIMDPYKASYGVEDPEYAVTQLAQTTMRSELGKLSLDKVFRERESLNASIVDAINQAADCWGIRCLRYEIKDIHVPPRVKESMQMQVEAERRKRATVLESEGTRESAINVAEGKKQAQILASEAEKAEQINQAAGEASAVLAKAKAKAEAIRILAAALTQHNGDAAASLTVAEQYVSAFSKLAKDSNTILLPSNPGDVTSMVAQAMGVYGALTKAPVPGTPDSLSSGSSRDVQGTDASLDEELDRVKMS
- the PIGO gene encoding GPI ethanolamine phosphate transferase 3 isoform X4, whose amino-acid sequence is MQKASVLLFLAWVCFLFYAGIALFTSGFLLTRLELTNHSSCQEPPGPGSLPWGSQGKPGACWMASRFSRVVLVLIDALRFDFAQPQHSHVPGEPPVSLPFLGKLSSLQRILEIQPHHARLYRSQVDPPTTTMQRLKALTTGSLPTFIDAGSNFASHAIVEDNLIKQLTSAGRRVVFMGDDTWKDLFPGAFSKAFFFPSFNVRDLDTVDNGILEHLYPTMDSGEWDVLIAHFLGVDHCGHKHGPHHPEMAKKLSQMDQVIQGLVERLENDTLLVVAGDHGMTTNGDHGGDSELEVSAALFLYSPTAVFPSTPPEEPEVIPQVSLVPTLALLLGLPIPFGNIGEVMAELFSGGEDSQPHSSALAQASALHLNAQQVSRFLHTYSAATQDLQAKELHQLQNLFSKASADYQWLLQSPKGAEATLPTVIAELQQFLRGARAMCIESWARFSLSFLLLHLLAAGIPVTTPGPFTVPWQAVSAWALMATQTFYSTGHQPVFPAIHWHAAFVGFPEGHGSCTWLPALLVGANTFASHLLFAVGCPLLLLWPFLCESQGLQKRQQPPGDEADARVRPEEEEEPLMEMRLRDVPHHFYAALLQLGLKYLFILGIQILACALAASILRRHLMVWKVFAPKFIFEAVGFIVSSVGLLLGIALVMRVDGAVSSWFRQLFLAQQR